One Gossypium hirsutum isolate 1008001.06 chromosome A11, Gossypium_hirsutum_v2.1, whole genome shotgun sequence genomic window carries:
- the LOC107924707 gene encoding casein kinase II subunit alpha-2, whose amino-acid sequence MSKSRVYADVNVLRPKEYWDYESLIVQWGDQDDYEVVRKVGRGKYSEVFEGINVNNNERCIIKILKPVKKKKIKREIKILQNLCGGPNIVKLLDVVRDHHSKTPSLIFEHVNSTDFKVLYPTLTDYDIRYYIYELLKALDYCHSQGIMHRDVKPHNVMIDHELRKLRLIDWGLAEFYHPGKEYNVRVASRYFKGPELLVDLQDYDYSLDMWSLGCMFAGMIFRKEPFFYGHDNHDQLVKIAKVLGTDELNAYLNKYHLELDPQLDAQVGRHSRKPWSKFINADNQHLVSPEAIDFLDKLLRYDHQDRLTAREAMAHPYFAQVRAAESSRMRTQ is encoded by the exons ATGTCCAAATCTCGCGTTTATGCTGACGTCAATGTCCTTCGTCCTAAGGAGTACTGGGATTACGAGTCCCTCATTGTTCAATGGGG TGATCAAGATGATTATGAGGTTGTTCGGAAAGTTGGAAGGGGAAAATACAGTGAGGTTTTCGAAGGCATAAATGTTAATAACAATGAACGCTGTATAATCAAGATCCTCAAGCCTGTTAAGAAAAAGAAG ATCAAGAGAGAGATAAAAATCCTTCAGAATTTGTGTGGTGGACCGAATATTGTTAAGCTTCTTGATGTTGTAAGAGATCATCACTCCAAAACTCCTAGCTTGATTTTCGAGCACGTCAACAGTACAGATTTCAAAGTTCTTTACCCTACTTTGACAGACTATGATATCCGCTACTACATATATGAACTCCTCAAG GCATTAGATTACTGTCATTCACAAGGAATAATGCACAGAGATGTCAAGCCTCACAATGTCATGATAGATCATGAGCTGCGCAAACTTCGCTTGATAGATTGGGGACTTGCTGAATTTTACCATCCTGGCAAAGAGTATAATGTCCGTGTGGCTTCTAG GTACTTTAAAGGGCCTGAGCTTCTGGTAGATTTACAAGACTATGACTATTCCTTGGACATGTGGAGCCTTGGTTGCATGTTTGCTGGAATG ATATTCCGGAAGGAACCATTCTTCTATGGCCATGACAACCATGATCAATTAGTTAAAATTGCCAAG GTGCTAGGTACTGATGAGTTAAATGCTTATCTCAACAAATACCATTTGGAGCTTGATCCTCAACTTGATGCTCAAGTTGGAAG gcacagCCGCAAACCCTGGTCCAAATTTATTAATGCAGATAATCAGCATCTTGTTTCTCCCGAG GCTATTGATTTTCTTGATAAGTTGCTTCGGTACGACCATCAGGACAGGCTAACTGCTAGAGAGGCTATG GCCCATCCTTACTTTGCACAGGTCAGGGCAGCAGAGAGCAGCAGGATGCGGACTCAGTAA